TCACCAGAGAGACAGAAAGAGGGTGGTTTGTCAGGGGTGACCTGCAGAACACAAGAAGAGACAGACAGAAattaagggaggagaagaagagatggGGAGCGGGAAGGGAGGAAAGGTGTCATGGTCGGTTGCTGCCCTGATGGTTGCACTTGTGGCAGCAAGCCTTGCTCTGGAGACAGCAGCCGCAACACATGTGGTGGGGGGCTCAACCGGATGGATCATCCCTCCCAACTCAAGCTTTTACTCTGATTGGGCCTCCACACAAACCTTTGCGGTTGGTGACACCCTTGGTAGGAAATTCATCCTCCATTTTTTGCTCCCTTACCTtgatttctttctctcttttttttggaaaagcaaaGTATGTTGATCTTTTTTACTTTAGAGGGTCTGTCCGGCCAAAAATAGCCAGAATTTTCATGTGGCTGGGTTTACATGTTGCGGCCACTGCGCTTACATATGCAACCGCAGATGTAACCCGACTTAGATTGTTTAACCGGCTGTATCTGAGCTCATAAAATAACCTGTCCATAGCTCATAGCTGCACCCCAGGTCCCTGCAAGTTGTCCTCCGGCCGTTTTGGCTTAAGGACAAGTTAACTGCAACCCGAGGAGTTTCGGTGAGTGCAACTTTATATCCAACGACATGTGCCTAGACAGGTCCTCAATTAGCCTTGATAGTCTGCCTATGCATTCTACGTAAATACTGTTTTACTCTATTCTTTATAAAAATTCTGGGTGGCATTTTCCTTCctttaaatcaaataaaaaaaaaaggaatcacTACTCCTCCCTGTGGTGTTTTTACATGATTGATGGATAAAAACTGTTCCTGGCGTGTGCGGTGTTCAATTTTCAGACCGGATCGCACACTGTCGACAAAGTAACAAAGTCAGGCTACGATGATTGCTCAACTTCCAACCTGATCGGCTCCGCCATAACCACAAGCCCGGCCTCAGTTCCTCTCACTACCGCCGGCGACCACTACTTCATTTGTGGAATCCCTGGCCACTGCTCCGCCAGCCAGAAGTTGTCTGTCACTGTTGCCTCCTCCCCAACAGGCGCTTCCCCTCCCACATCAGCTGCTGGTCCCTCGCCACCAGGCACCGATGGAAGCAGTGCAGCCACATCACTTCTTTCTGGTTTCAGGACCGCCGCAACCTTCTCCTTGGCAACTGCACTCGTGTTTGCTGCCTCCTTTTTCCTCCTCTAGATTGGATACATATAACACCAGGCGCCTCATGCGTGCTTCTACTTTTCCCACAGCGAGAGGCAGAGATTGCTGCCGCTATATGTAGCATATTGTTTTTATTGATCATTTCTCTTTCTATAGTTGTCCATTCTTCTACTGTTAGCATACATGCAGACTTCGGGTCACAGTGCGAGAGATAGCCCGATACTTGTGTTAGTTTGATTGACGCAGGCTGATTCCTGATATCCGTGTAGTTTCATAATAGCGAATAATTCTGCCCAGTTACATGGGTGTTCATTGGTTTCCGTACAAATAAGCTGGGACTTTATGATGATTATACTCTTATGGTTTAACATGTTCCAGTTATTTTCCTTTCACTATATTTTACCGTTTTCTTAAAGAACATTATTATGACTGCAGGTGCTGTTAAAGGGTAGAAGTAAAAAAAACACTAGTATATAAGTAAAACAAACACACCCCATTACAtgattcttttcctttttcattcCGTTAACAAATCTCCTCCCGCTCAAATCATGGTCGATGGACCTCGTCTTAATGGATGCTGGGCCCAAATAAGGAGAGACCTGTTTATGGTCCACTCCATGCATTGACAACCCTTTACCCGTTCTACCAGAAAGTAAAAGAAAACCCTTTTCCCACACAAGCGGGTATGGTCTGCCTACTCCTCGGAGGGCAATAAAAAGTATAGTGGAGAAAcacaaaatatattaaaatgagAAGTTCCCAGAGATTGAAATATTTGCTAGGCTCGTGCCTTCGAGATGCATGAGATGGGGACAACCATGGTATACACCTATGGCTTTTGATTTGCCTCAGATGTTATTGATATCAGATGTCCAGCAGATACTGCAATCTGTAATTAATTAGTCCAATGAGCGTCAAGTGTGCCCCCTACTCATCTTTCCACGAAGACAAGTGCAAAATACTTGAATGATTATTAATCCATTGAATTTTTAGGCATGTGTCAATTGAAGATGCTTGATTTGACGTTTCAACAGTTGGaactcaagaagaagaagaacaaaaaaaatcaacGATTTTTTGAGAAGTCACATCTCGTACCGGTATGCTTGACTGTGTGGCAATGCCAAAAATAACATAGTCCACGTAAGCTTAATAACAAAAAAGATCCTTCACCCTAAAATCGGCTCTAACATTAATTTTTTAGAGTTATTTCTCTGGCTCCGttgtaatttaaaatttatttagcatcatttttatttttatttttaatataaaaagataaaaatcaaaataaaaaatattttgtattattattattttttattttaaaattatatttattattttttttaaaaaaagcaagaaattcttattgttaatatttttgaaaattaaaaaccTATGTTGTTTACCACCATCACCAAAACCATCTCCACCACCACTATTGTCTCCACCATCATCAATGTTGCCGCCACTGCTACCACCGCTATCATCATCACCGTCTCCACCATGTTGCCAGCACTTCCACCAGCACCATTACCATCATCGATCGCTGTTATTATCATTGTTGCCATTGTCTCCACCATACAACTACCATTGTTGTTGTTGCTTCGATCACGTCATTGATGTTTTTACTATCACTATTGCTACTATAGCCACCGCCACCACCACCGCCATCATATCCACAAACCACCGTCGCAATCATTGTCACCACTGCTATATCGCCGCCAAACCTATCACCAATACTACTATTGCTTTTACTACTTGTGCTGCAACTACCACCATCTCCACCATTATGATTTGTAtactttttaaataataattgaatactttttaaaaaatagaaatagattttttttttaaaaaaaggaaaaataaaagtgaTGCAATCGAGGTCAATTTATATAGAAGTTGAACCAAAAATTTTAATCTACTTGAGAGTTGAAGAACTGGCGATAAAAAGTAGCTAACCTATGGAAACATCTGATTTCATGAATATTATTTAGAGTTGACCTTTGAGCCATAGCTTTGATTTTAACCAGATCAAAATGGAAGGAAAAAGAGTTCAGGATGTATCTATGTACGCTTCTTTAGGTCCACGGATGTTTAAGCTATGCAATCTATTAAATATAGAGAGAAAAGTATTCCAATATTTTGCACTCATTGAAtctgtttttcttttggtaCAAGGCTAGGCAAGTGCCCAATAAAAAGATTGTTACAGAGTTTATACAAGTCATCCAGTAACCTTATTTTGCAACACTTTGTTAAATCAAGAAGATGAACATTAGCTGGCAACTAAGCCCTAGTGATCTTTAAACTGATCCCCAAGGCATCTGCTAGTAGAAGCCAAGCTAATTAGCAGGAATAGAATCACAGTGCGGTATTGAGATGCCAGCCTGTAGAGCTTGATTTGCAAGGAGATCAACTGGCTGATTTTCTTCTAGGATTTAGGATGTAGGGggtttagaatttagaatttagGGTTTAAAatttagggtttaggatttagattttagggtttagggttttaggatttAGGGATTAGGGTTTAGAGCTTTAGGATTTagagttttagggtttaggatttaAGGTTTTAGGTTTAGAattttgggtttagggtttaaggTTTAAAAGTCTAGGGTATAGGGTTTATGGTTTAGAGTTTAAGGTTTAGAAtttaggattttagggtttagggtttagagtTTAGAGTTTTAGGATTTAGGATTTGGGGGCTAGGGTTTAGAGTTTAGTATTTAGTGTTTCGGGTTCAGAATTTAGGATTTAGGGTTCAGAGATTAGGATTTTTAAGGTTTAGAGTTTTTAGGGTATAGGAtttagggtttggggtttaGGATTTAAGGGTTTAGAGTTTAAGGGTTTAAGGTTTAGggcttagaatttagaattttagggtttaggattttaggatttagggttttgAGGTTTAGGATTTTGGGGTTTAGAGTTTTGGGTTTAGAAATAGGATTTTGGGTTTAGGATTAGGATTTAGGGTTTTCAAGGTTTAGGGTTTGTAGGATTTagtgtttagggttttaggatttAGGTGTTTAGTggtttaggatttagggtttaggggttaGGATTTGGGGTTTAGGATTTAGGGGTTAGAATTTAGTGTTTAGGGATTAAgttttaggatttagggtttcGGGTTTTAGGATTTAGAGTTTAGGGTTTAGAGTTTAGGGTTCAAGGTTTAGAGTTTAgagtttagggtttaggatttagattttaggatttagggtttcgagtttagagtttagagttttagggtttggggttttaggatttaggttttagggtttaggttttagggttAGGATTTTGGATTTAGGGTTTTAGATTTAGGGTTTTAGGTAAGGATTTTGGGTTTtggatttagggtttagggttttagggtttagggcttagggtttagggtttagggtttaaggTTTAAGGTTTAGGGTTTAGAATTTAGGGTATAGGACTTAGGGTTTAAGGTTTAAGGTTTAGGGTTTAGAATTTAGGGTATAGGGCTTAGGGTTTAGGGATTAGGGTTTAGAGTTTTAGGGGTTTAGAATTTTagtgtttagggttttaggattgAGAGTTTAGGATTTAAGGgctaaaagaaagagaaatagatGAAGGATCCTTACCTTGGTTTAGCGAGACGTTCTAGAGACCCTTTCGAGCGAAAATCGAAGGAAGAACTCGAAAAGAAAAACTTGAAACGAAGTATTTTCTTATTTGTTCTTTGATAGATCTCAAAGGAGGATGGGGGACTTTAAAAAGGCCAAGATCCCTTATTTTTCGGTGTTTGGATCGCTCTGAAACACTAGGTTTTAGGCGCGGTCGCAATCGGATGAGGGGAGGAAGGAGACTCCCAGCCGGAGTCTTCCTCTTCCGTTCTCACGTGGAGTGCATGTGAGTCTTGAGACTGGCCTCTTTGGTCCGGCCCAATAGCTTAGGTGCTGTTATGATTAGACCCATCATTTCTTTGTTGCACATGCTTATAGTGTCCCAATCAGTAATATATCATTTTTCCTACAACTTCTCTAACATACCCATTTAATTTCAACATACTCTAAATTTTATTGTACATCTATGCTAACATTCTTACTTCTACTCCATTCAACAATTCTATTAGACCTTCTTTGTTGCCCAATATTCTAAGTAACAGTTCAAGTCTTACTATTGTTCTCAACCAAGTTTTTCTTTTAAGTCATCAAGGTACAAAAAAATCACATAGTTCTTCAGAAGCACCTCTCAAGTCATTCAACAAGCACTAACTCCATTGAACATGTCTTGTTTGTGCCTCCATTATTTTGTATAGCAAATCGCAAATGATGGAACCCATCACTTTGTGGTATCTCCCATTCAATCTTGTCTAGGGCTTCATCTTTGCTTCTATTTTCATTATAATTACATACCATATACTCTACCATTATTCTACTAATCATTAAGCCCATGAGTCCAATTTAGCATTTAACATCTTTCTTTTCTCATCAATCAACACTATATCATCTATAAATAACATACATTGTGGTATATCTTCTTGAATATCAGCAATAATTCATCTAAAATTACCATAAATTCATCCATTTTCGatgaaattttgtttcatttgtGTATCGAGGTTGCATACTATATGCTCTACTGATTTTTTAAAACCATATTCCGTGGGGATTTTTGAGGAGTTCGTTAGTGAGTTTTGGGTTCCATGGATACTGGATCAGCTAGGTATTAGGGTGTGAGCGCTCTCCTTTCTTCGCCATCTTGGGGAATGGCTTTCCCACAGAGTTCTTCGAGTCCTCGGTGGGCCCGCACTAGGGGTGCCCGCTATCGCCCTTGCTTTTTATCATGTGCTTGGATGCGCTATCTAGGGCCCTACGGCATGCGGCAGAGTCATAGATCTTGGAGGTTTACAGACTGATGTCAGGGTCTGTTCAGATCTCGCACCTCCTCTTTGCAAATGATTATATGCTGCTGGTTAGAGTGACGAGGTGGAAAGTGAGGACGGTTCAGGATTTTCGGAGGATTACTATGATGCCTCCAGGCAGTGTGTCAACCAGGCTAAATATGCTATTAAGGAGATTTTGGGAATGGGTGAGCACGAGGGCACGATGAGATATATGGGGGTTCCCATCACGGAGCGCCGCCTTAGGTGTAGGGACTGCTCTGATGTCAAGCTGGGTGTTAGACGTAGACTGAAGGGTTGGCAGATGGACGCTCTCTCTATGATGGGTAGAGTCACCTTGGTGCGGTCGGTGCTGAGCTCGATACCAGTATACTTGCTTGCTAAAACCCTAGTGCCATTATCTTTACCGAGGTCACTGGATCAATTATTCAGAAACTTCATCTGGGGCAGACGGGATAGTAGAGTAGGTGTCCATATGGTGGCTTGGGAGGTGGTCAGTCAGGCGCCCAGGTAGGGTGCTTTGGGGATTCACTCTCTGGTAGCGAGACAAGAGGTGCTAGCTGCGCGTCGTGTTGTTAAATTTGTCCTGGAGCCGAACATCCTATGGAGTGCTTTGTTGAGGGCCAAATATGGCACACATATGGGGGCAGCTGACTTTTGGGCGGGGCGCCACTACTCCTTCATTTGGAGGAAGATTTGCTCTCTTGTGCCGTCAGTGCTCGCGGAAACCAgatggaccatcggtgatggacAATCCATCGATGTATTGAAGGACAGATGGGTGACTGAGCAGCCGCTCAGTCGATTGCCGACGATAGTGGACATGATGAGGCTAATTGGTTCGAGGGTCTATGATCTACTTATCCCTGGTGGGGGTAGGTGGAATGAGGCGCTGATCAGGGAGGCTTTTGGGGAGCAGCTGACTGAGAGGATCCTTACTAGACCACTTTCGCATCATGTTATAGAGGACAGACTGATCTGGGCGGCCCACAGAgggcggcggcagcggcggcggtggggggggggggtttcaaGGTGCATTCAGCATATCTACATGTTGTGATGGGGGTGAGAGCACCCGACAGCTTGATGGAAGATGAATTTGGAGGATGCGGGTCCACCCTCGAATTGCTTTGTTCATTTAGAAGATAGCCTAGGATTGTCTGCCGACCAAGAGCTTGCTGGCTAGGAGGGGATCAAGACCACCCCGATGTGTGTGGATTGCTCGGATTCGGTGGAGTCTGCTAGCCACGCGCTACTTGCATGCCCACGGGCTGTATTGATCTAGAGGATGGCCTCCTTTCCCCTACCGAGTTCCATGGAGTTAGTTGTTGATCTCTTAAGCCACATGAGGGCAGCTATGAGGTCGCCAAGCATGGCTGGATGGGGCATAGCTTACGCCTATTTGGCCTACCACATCTGCCTAGACAGAAATGAAAGGATCTTCGAGAATAAGACGACTCCCCTGCGGACTGTTGTGGAAAGAGCACTCCGTCAGTCAGTTGAGGTCACTAAAGCCTCATCTAGGATGTCTAGAAAAATCTAGGGCCCCCTCTCTGCTGCTACAGCACTCAGGTCTATTCTTATCTCTTAGGTGTCCTCACTTTCTGGTCATCtcaaggtgaattttgatggcagcTTGCTCACGGGTAGTGACAGAGTTGGCACCGCATTTGCGATCAGAGATTAGGCCTCTAAGTTGGTTGCTGAGGGGGGGGGGGCATTGCTCATTCGAGGCATCAGCGTCTGGAGCAGAGCTCAGGGCAGCATGGGAGAAtgtctcctatgcgagacaggtGTTAGAGGCCGGACATATCATCCTTGAGGGTGACTCAGCATTGGTAATTGAGTCGATACTGAGGGACGGGCGAAGCGAGGCAGTTCTTCTACTCATGGGCGACATCCCTTGACTGGTGAGTCGGTGTGTGGCCTTTTGGGCCGTGCATGTGTACAGAGAGGCAAACAGGACCGCTGACTGGATCGCCTCCTACGCAGCCCATCATTTTGGAGAGATCCTCTAGACCAGCCATACTATTGTTCCTCCCCCACTGAGTTGTATTCCTTTTTCTGCTTCTGTTGGCCTTATTCAACAAGAGATTAGTGCGAGTAGccagtccaaaaaaaaaaaaaccatattCTCCAAAATTTGCCTCGATTGTTCTAATTTAGCTCTCAACCTTGTTAACATCATATCAAGCATGAAATGATTTTTCAAATTAATTGTTCATTAAGTAGACAACTTTCACTTGTCATACATTAAAAAGCTAAGTGCTGATCGCATGCAAACATTAAGTTATATTTGAATGAATTATGCGAttgcaaaataataaaacaCCACACTAGTTATGCTGATTATGCTTTATTCATTTGTAGGAACAAAATTTTGGACTCTAATCCATATATACAGATGATGGGGATTGCTATGTAAAAGAAGATAGCAACAGGCTTGTTTGTTCAGTAGGAAGTTCAATATCCAGATTCAGTCAAGAAACAGGAGAAAATGAGAAATTAGagagtacacacacacacagagagagagagagagagagagagagagagagagagagagagagagagagagtaggagGTTCAATATCCAAATACAATCAAAAAACAGgagaatacacacacacatatacatacatgcataggATGTTTAATATTCAGATTCATTCAAAAAACAGGAGAAATTAGAAATTACAGA
This is a stretch of genomic DNA from Phoenix dactylifera cultivar Barhee BC4 chromosome 9, palm_55x_up_171113_PBpolish2nd_filt_p, whole genome shotgun sequence. It encodes these proteins:
- the LOC120111960 gene encoding cucumber peeling cupredoxin-like gives rise to the protein MGSGKGGKVSWSVAALMVALVAASLALETAAATHVVGGSTGWIIPPNSSFYSDWASTQTFAVGDTLVFNFQTGSHTVDKVTKSGYDDCSTSNLIGSAITTSPASVPLTTAGDHYFICGIPGHCSASQKLSVTVASSPTGASPPTSAAGPSPPGTDGSSAATSLLSGFRTAATFSLATALVFAASFFLL